In Bacillus sp. Cs-700, one genomic interval encodes:
- a CDS encoding FdhF/YdeP family oxidoreductase yields the protein MGKTKHQGPIKATKKPQPKHWVSPIPFGLGKVKPQHFRDTAKIAWENRDNISYATRILTQGVCDGCALGVSGLYDQTLKGPHVCTTRLNVLRLNTMPAIDQDVLHSDIKELRQYSSTELRKLGRIPYPLIRRKGENHFSRLTWEEAMDLIAQKMKKLNPKQYAFYLTSRGITNESYYVASKVARFLGTNHIDNASRICHSPSKTALKRSIGVGASTVNYQDWFGTDVLMFWGSVASNSSPVSTKYMLEAKKRGTKIIMVNPYKEPAMDKYWIPSNGESALFGTKLADDFYQVNVGGDIAFMHGIMKHWFDMEEEKHGSAINHSFVQEHVNGYEALKANVQLQSWEEIVRSSGIAKERIIELSLLLAKSQSAVFAWALGLTMHSFATDNISQVANLALLRGFLGKKNSGLMPFRGHSSVQGSGEMGADPFVLPGGGFDVNNIRRMEQVWGFELPKWQGDIVGVTLENIVLPDDHERKIKLYYLSGGNFLETMPDPDFIEKALSELDIRVHQDIILNTSTLVDAKEAVIVLPARTRYEQEGGGTSTSTERMVYFSPEIDGNQNQVEEARSEWKIYIDLAKRVKPETAHLVDFTTGQEIRSEIAIANRDYDGIQHLSKKGDVFQWGGAWLCEGGICPTPDGRGNLVPVEIPDLGKKDGQFIVTSRRGKQFNSMVYKETDPFNKAERYDVLINAKDASRLSITEGEGIVIYNGFGVFQGRAKFVDIASGNLEVHFPEGNFLLPRGRYEKYAGIPDYNITVTVEKADRFHARKDVQYQEKEIEDLEVNAPV from the coding sequence ATGGGTAAAACAAAACATCAAGGACCAATTAAAGCCACAAAGAAACCACAGCCAAAACATTGGGTAAGTCCCATCCCCTTTGGATTAGGAAAAGTAAAACCTCAGCACTTCCGAGACACTGCAAAAATCGCATGGGAAAATCGTGATAATATCAGCTATGCGACGCGAATTTTAACACAGGGCGTTTGTGATGGCTGTGCTTTAGGGGTTTCAGGATTATATGATCAAACATTAAAAGGTCCTCACGTTTGCACAACACGACTTAACGTACTAAGACTAAACACAATGCCAGCAATCGATCAAGACGTGCTTCATTCTGATATTAAAGAGCTTCGTCAATACAGCAGTACAGAACTTCGCAAATTAGGACGGATCCCTTACCCCTTAATTCGCCGAAAAGGAGAAAACCACTTCTCTCGTCTTACTTGGGAAGAGGCAATGGATCTTATCGCACAAAAGATGAAAAAGCTTAATCCAAAACAGTACGCCTTTTACTTAACATCAAGAGGAATTACAAACGAGTCTTATTACGTCGCATCGAAAGTGGCTCGATTTCTAGGTACTAACCATATTGACAACGCGTCACGTATTTGCCACTCACCAAGTAAAACCGCTTTAAAACGCTCAATCGGTGTAGGAGCGTCGACAGTCAATTATCAAGATTGGTTTGGAACGGACGTTTTAATGTTCTGGGGAAGCGTCGCATCAAATAGTTCACCCGTATCAACCAAATACATGCTTGAAGCAAAAAAAAGAGGCACGAAAATCATTATGGTCAACCCGTACAAAGAGCCAGCAATGGACAAATATTGGATCCCATCAAACGGTGAGTCCGCTCTATTTGGAACCAAATTAGCGGACGACTTCTATCAGGTAAACGTTGGAGGAGATATTGCCTTCATGCACGGCATTATGAAGCACTGGTTTGACATGGAAGAGGAGAAGCATGGCTCAGCGATTAATCACTCATTTGTTCAAGAACATGTGAATGGGTATGAAGCGTTAAAAGCAAACGTTCAACTTCAATCTTGGGAGGAGATCGTTCGCTCTTCTGGCATAGCAAAAGAGCGTATCATTGAACTCTCTCTCCTTCTAGCTAAAAGCCAAAGTGCTGTTTTCGCATGGGCGCTTGGTTTAACCATGCACTCTTTTGCAACAGACAACATTTCACAAGTAGCTAATCTCGCTCTACTCCGTGGTTTCCTAGGCAAAAAAAATAGTGGCTTAATGCCTTTCCGTGGCCACTCATCTGTACAGGGATCGGGAGAAATGGGAGCCGATCCGTTTGTTTTACCTGGAGGTGGATTTGACGTCAACAATATTCGGCGTATGGAACAAGTATGGGGATTTGAGCTGCCGAAATGGCAGGGTGATATCGTCGGGGTGACCTTAGAAAACATCGTCCTTCCAGATGATCACGAACGAAAGATAAAACTTTACTACTTATCAGGAGGAAATTTCCTTGAAACGATGCCTGACCCTGATTTTATTGAAAAAGCCTTATCTGAGCTAGATATTCGCGTCCATCAGGATATTATCCTTAACACCTCTACTCTAGTCGATGCTAAAGAAGCCGTTATCGTGCTACCCGCTCGAACGCGATATGAACAAGAAGGCGGCGGTACTTCTACTTCAACCGAGCGAATGGTTTACTTTTCACCTGAAATAGACGGAAATCAAAATCAAGTAGAAGAAGCGCGTTCGGAATGGAAAATCTATATTGATCTTGCAAAGCGAGTTAAGCCAGAGACTGCTCACTTAGTTGATTTCACAACAGGTCAGGAGATCCGTAGTGAAATCGCCATTGCTAATCGTGATTATGACGGCATTCAACACTTATCGAAGAAAGGTGACGTCTTCCAATGGGGTGGCGCCTGGTTATGTGAAGGCGGCATCTGCCCGACTCCAGATGGAAGAGGAAATCTCGTTCCTGTAGAGATCCCGGATCTTGGCAAAAAGGATGGGCAGTTCATTGTGACCTCACGACGTGGCAAGCAATTTAACTCTATGGTTTATAAAGAAACGGACCCGTTCAACAAAGCAGAGCGATATGACGTGCTTATAAATGCAAAAGATGCAAGTAGACTAAGCATCACTGAAGGAGAAGGAATTGTTATCTACAATGGATTCGGTGTCTTTCAAGGAAGAGCTAAATTTGTAGATATCGCAAGCGGAAATCTTGAAGTACACTTTCCTGAAGGGAACTTCCTTTTACCTCGAGGAAGATATGAGAAATATGCCGGTATTCCTGACTACAACATTACAGTAACCGTTGAAAAAGCAGATCGCTTTCATGCTAGAAAAGATGTGCAATACCAGGAGAAAGAAATTGAAGACCTTGAAGTAAATGCACCGGTTTAA
- a CDS encoding DUF2294 domain-containing protein: MNKYEAEFSNLVRSFRKKHMGKGPSKITTTFCKNWAICEMEGNLSPVEKFIASADDGKQMLRAARTEMVKEMYRNHPPVQMEEFLDSKFLDLFVDIDIDRDFGMSIFVFDQNIEEKMKSS, encoded by the coding sequence ATGAATAAGTATGAAGCAGAATTTAGCAACCTTGTTCGTTCTTTTCGTAAGAAACACATGGGAAAAGGACCGAGTAAGATCACAACAACGTTTTGCAAAAACTGGGCAATTTGTGAAATGGAAGGAAACCTTTCACCTGTAGAAAAATTTATTGCTAGTGCAGATGACGGCAAACAAATGCTTCGAGCTGCAAGAACTGAAATGGTGAAAGAAATGTATCGCAATCATCCTCCGGTGCAGATGGAAGAGTTTCTAGACAGTAAATTTCTTGATCTCTTCGTCGATATCGATATTGATCGTGACTTTGGGATGTCAATCTTTGTATTTGACCAAAACATAGAAGAAAAAATGAAAAGTTCTTAA